From the Blastopirellula marina genome, one window contains:
- the purQ gene encoding phosphoribosylformylglycinamidine synthase I codes for MAQPKALLIRSPGTNCDQETAYAFEQSGAAADRVHLNRLLEKPELLHDYQILALSGGFSYGDDISAGRIVGSLFRHHLMDAVKKFHEDGKLILGICNGFQILIKTGLLLADDEQGLPSSTLAWNDCHMFQDRWVNLKTSSNKCVFLQDINQMYLPVAHAEGRFVARDEATLDALEAAGQLCLTYAANREGEDCISFPDNPNGAQRHVAGVCDATGRIFGLMPHPERYIDRTHHPRWTRGEGTDPGEGLKLFQNAVAFFG; via the coding sequence ATGGCTCAGCCTAAAGCCTTGTTGATTCGCTCGCCTGGTACCAACTGCGACCAGGAAACCGCCTATGCCTTCGAGCAATCAGGTGCCGCCGCCGATCGCGTGCACTTGAACCGCTTGCTGGAAAAGCCCGAGCTTTTGCACGACTATCAAATCCTCGCCCTCTCCGGTGGCTTCAGCTACGGCGACGACATCTCGGCCGGCCGTATCGTGGGCAGCTTATTCCGTCATCACTTGATGGATGCCGTGAAGAAGTTCCACGAAGACGGCAAGCTGATCCTGGGCATCTGCAACGGTTTTCAGATCCTGATCAAAACCGGCCTTTTGCTGGCCGACGACGAACAAGGTCTGCCTTCCAGCACATTGGCCTGGAACGACTGCCACATGTTCCAGGATCGCTGGGTGAACCTGAAGACCTCCAGCAACAAGTGCGTCTTCCTGCAAGACATCAACCAGATGTACCTGCCGGTCGCCCATGCCGAAGGGCGTTTCGTTGCCCGCGATGAAGCAACCCTCGATGCCCTGGAAGCCGCCGGTCAGCTCTGCTTGACCTATGCTGCCAACCGCGAAGGGGAAGACTGCATCTCCTTCCCCGACAACCCCAACGGTGCCCAGCGTCACGTCGCTGGCGTATGCGACGCAACCGGCCGCATCTTCGGCCTGATGCCTCACCCCGAACGCTACATCGACCGCACGCATCACCCCCGTTGGACCCGCGGCGAAGGCACCGACCCAGGTGAAGGCTTGAAGCTATTCCAGAACGCCGTGGCGTTCTTCGGGTAA
- a CDS encoding type II toxin-antitoxin system RelE/ParE family toxin: MPGSRAELIKSPQSMIDLFEIAKYLVDQDPELGYRFLARAEETMELLASSPLIGEPFAIPGQPNLRAKLVREFKRYVIYYRSSTQRVVIIRVLHGSRDSINELKVE, translated from the coding sequence GTGCCGGGTAGTCGTGCGGAACTGATTAAGTCACCGCAGTCGATGATCGACCTGTTCGAGATTGCGAAGTATCTCGTTGATCAAGACCCTGAGCTAGGGTATCGGTTTCTTGCCCGTGCTGAAGAAACAATGGAACTACTTGCATCTAGTCCATTGATCGGTGAGCCGTTTGCCATTCCAGGCCAGCCAAATCTCAGAGCAAAGCTGGTTCGCGAATTTAAGAGATACGTGATCTATTATCGAAGTTCCACTCAGCGCGTCGTGATCATTCGCGTGTTGCATGGAAGTCGAGATTCGATAAACGAACTTAAGGTTGAGTAA
- a CDS encoding ABC transporter permease — MLKNIVLLLLIFAIFGVTSLIAPTFASGYNLDIMARWTGLYGIMAIGAAFVIIAGGIDLSMGSMVALIGVQFGILINDQQMNPYAAMVIVLVGAMLIGLGYGLLITKLKLQPFVVTLCGLLVLRSVARYLAHDDKISNFVTPDGGTDISYLTSADFLWLPLPLWMLLIIGVISALVLNKTTFGRYLKALGNNEQAARYSGINTDWITIAAYMVCSLMAGISAILFAIDLNSVGPNEAGTFYELYAIAAAVLGGCSLRGGTGSIVGVILGTAILRELYQAIETLQVSELEGTVIGIVILAGVIADEIIRRVVDARRRKQEATSG; from the coding sequence ATGCTTAAGAATATTGTTCTCCTGCTGTTGATCTTCGCCATCTTCGGCGTGACCTCGCTGATCGCACCAACCTTTGCCAGCGGTTACAATCTCGACATCATGGCGCGCTGGACCGGGCTTTACGGCATCATGGCGATCGGGGCCGCGTTTGTGATCATTGCCGGAGGGATCGATCTTTCGATGGGATCGATGGTCGCACTGATCGGCGTGCAGTTCGGCATTCTCATCAACGATCAGCAGATGAACCCCTACGCGGCGATGGTGATCGTACTGGTTGGGGCGATGCTGATTGGCCTGGGTTATGGACTGTTGATCACCAAGCTGAAGTTGCAGCCGTTCGTCGTCACGCTATGCGGACTGCTGGTGCTGCGAAGCGTTGCCCGGTACTTGGCGCACGATGATAAGATTTCGAACTTCGTCACCCCGGACGGCGGGACCGATATCAGCTATTTGACTTCGGCTGACTTTCTTTGGCTGCCCCTTCCGCTGTGGATGCTGCTGATCATCGGTGTCATTTCGGCACTGGTGCTGAACAAGACGACCTTCGGGCGTTATTTGAAAGCCCTGGGCAACAACGAACAGGCTGCCAGGTACAGTGGGATCAATACCGATTGGATTACGATCGCCGCGTACATGGTGTGCTCGCTGATGGCAGGTATCTCGGCCATTTTGTTCGCCATCGACCTGAACAGCGTCGGCCCGAACGAAGCCGGCACGTTCTACGAACTGTACGCGATCGCCGCGGCGGTACTGGGCGGCTGTAGTCTTCGCGGCGGTACCGGTTCGATTGTGGGTGTTATCTTAGGTACGGCCATTCTGCGAGAGCTGTACCAGGCAATCGAAACGCTGCAGGTTTCCGAACTGGAAGGAACCGTCATCGGCATCGTCATCCTGGCCGGCGTCATCGCCGACGAAATCATCCGCCGCGTCGTCGATGCCCGACGACGGAAGCAAGAAGCGACCAGCGGATAG
- a CDS encoding sugar ABC transporter ATP-binding protein, whose product MSSSAPPFLEVERISKRFPGVKALSEVSLRVGAGESIAVIGENGAGKSTLMKILAGIQSPDSGTIRVEGKPVEIRSVNDALDMGIALIHQELNLCDNLTVGGNIYLGREPKRLGWINQAEVNAQSRKYLDQVGLKVDPRTLLADLSIGQQQLVEIAKALSCNAKLLIMDEPTSSLSAREVERLFEVIQSLRASGVSIVYISHRLSEVHRVCDRVVALRDGQNSGELAREEISHDNMVRLMVGRDLDQFYAHQPIPPGDEVLRVNAVRTHAHPAHEISFHLRAGEIVGLAGLVGAGRTELLETLFGIHPPESGTIEVAGKAAAIRSPQDAIGHEIFLVPEDRKQQGLVLPMDVGQNTTLPGLHRLSYFSWVDPRQEQQLADDMVKRMRVKTPSTRQIIQYLSGGNQQKVVIAKWLAMNPKILLLDEPTRGIDVGAKHEIYELMEELARKGVAILFVSSEMEEILGMADRVLVMHEGTMSGELTRDQLSEEAVMHLATGQQLTAV is encoded by the coding sequence ATGAGCTCTTCGGCCCCTCCGTTTTTAGAAGTCGAGCGAATCTCGAAACGCTTTCCCGGCGTCAAGGCTTTGTCGGAAGTCTCGCTACGCGTGGGCGCTGGCGAGTCGATTGCCGTCATTGGCGAAAACGGTGCCGGCAAAAGCACGCTGATGAAGATCCTGGCCGGCATCCAGTCGCCCGACTCGGGTACGATCCGCGTGGAAGGGAAACCGGTCGAGATTCGCAGCGTGAACGACGCGCTCGACATGGGTATCGCCTTGATCCACCAGGAATTGAATCTATGCGATAACCTCACGGTCGGCGGCAACATCTACCTCGGCCGCGAACCGAAGCGATTGGGCTGGATCAATCAGGCCGAAGTGAATGCCCAGTCGCGCAAGTACCTCGATCAGGTCGGGCTGAAGGTCGACCCGCGAACTCTGCTGGCTGATTTGTCGATTGGTCAACAGCAACTGGTCGAAATCGCCAAGGCACTCTCGTGCAACGCGAAGCTGTTGATCATGGACGAGCCCACCTCGAGCCTGTCTGCCCGCGAGGTGGAGCGGCTGTTCGAGGTGATTCAGTCGCTGCGCGCTTCGGGCGTGAGTATCGTTTACATCTCGCACCGCTTGAGTGAAGTGCATCGTGTGTGCGATCGCGTGGTCGCTTTGCGGGACGGTCAAAACAGCGGTGAGCTCGCCCGCGAAGAGATCTCGCACGATAACATGGTGCGGCTGATGGTTGGCCGCGATCTCGATCAGTTCTATGCCCACCAGCCAATTCCACCAGGGGATGAAGTGCTACGCGTGAATGCCGTTCGCACGCATGCCCATCCGGCCCATGAGATCAGCTTCCATCTGCGTGCTGGCGAAATCGTGGGCCTGGCTGGTTTGGTCGGAGCAGGGAGGACCGAACTGCTGGAAACGTTGTTCGGGATTCACCCGCCGGAAAGTGGCACGATCGAAGTTGCTGGGAAAGCGGCTGCAATTCGTTCGCCGCAAGATGCGATCGGCCACGAGATCTTCCTGGTGCCTGAAGATCGCAAGCAGCAGGGGCTGGTCTTGCCGATGGATGTCGGACAGAACACCACGCTGCCAGGGCTGCACCGGTTGTCGTACTTTTCATGGGTCGATCCGCGGCAAGAGCAACAGCTGGCCGACGACATGGTCAAACGCATGCGGGTGAAAACGCCCAGCACGCGGCAGATTATTCAGTACCTCAGCGGCGGCAACCAGCAGAAAGTGGTGATCGCCAAGTGGCTGGCCATGAATCCCAAGATTCTACTTTTGGACGAACCTACCCGCGGCATCGACGTGGGAGCGAAGCACGAAATTTACGAGCTGATGGAAGAGCTGGCCCGGAAAGGGGTGGCAATCTTGTTCGTTTCGAGTGAAATGGAAGAGATCCTGGGAATGGCCGACCGCGTGCTAGTGATGCACGAAGGGACCATGTCTGGCGAACTTACACGAGACCAACTCAGTGAAGAGGCGGTCATGCACCTTGCCACCGGTCAACAGTTGACCGCCGTTTGA
- a CDS encoding substrate-binding domain-containing protein — protein MNRLPRLLLVLLVALTFASCRAKTENQAAGSGGYEFPIEAGKYRILGIRTDNTDHARAKQNAESAIANNPNLKAMVGLWAYNPPMILSAVEGAGKVGEIQVIGFDEDPVTLKGIEDGKVHGTVVQQPFVFGYKSVEFLSALARGQSLDIPENNLIFVPFKAINKDNVVEFQAELNRIKAGNGTPPPHNQPNYDTSKKVKIAFLTNTVDPFWNYAEEGVRVAEPIFNAECEVYHPPNGTQEEQKRFIERKIGDGCEALAMSPSSPESQTGLINKAVEAFHGNVICHDSDAPNSQRKFYIGTHNYLAGREVGRLVKEAIPDGGDVMIFVGMMEQLNAQERSAGVIDELLDKPIPAEIAKYMPKEETPKEEAPKEEAPAEEKPAPEAAPMKEESSNEVES, from the coding sequence TTGAATCGACTTCCCAGATTGTTGTTGGTTTTGTTGGTCGCTTTGACCTTTGCCAGTTGCCGCGCCAAGACCGAAAACCAGGCAGCCGGTAGCGGCGGTTATGAATTTCCCATTGAAGCAGGCAAGTATCGGATCCTTGGTATTCGTACCGACAACACCGACCATGCCCGGGCAAAGCAGAACGCCGAGTCGGCGATTGCCAACAACCCGAACCTGAAAGCGATGGTCGGGCTGTGGGCTTATAACCCGCCCATGATCCTTAGCGCGGTCGAAGGGGCCGGCAAGGTGGGCGAGATCCAGGTCATTGGTTTCGACGAAGACCCGGTCACGCTCAAAGGGATTGAAGACGGCAAAGTTCACGGCACGGTCGTGCAGCAGCCGTTCGTCTTCGGGTACAAGTCGGTCGAGTTCCTTTCGGCCCTGGCCCGCGGTCAGTCGCTTGACATTCCGGAAAACAATTTGATCTTCGTTCCTTTCAAGGCCATCAATAAAGACAACGTCGTCGAGTTTCAGGCAGAACTTAACCGCATCAAGGCAGGCAACGGAACACCACCTCCGCACAATCAGCCGAACTACGACACCAGCAAGAAGGTGAAGATCGCGTTCCTGACCAACACGGTCGATCCGTTCTGGAACTATGCCGAAGAAGGGGTCCGCGTCGCCGAGCCAATCTTCAACGCCGAGTGCGAAGTCTACCATCCGCCCAATGGTACTCAGGAAGAGCAGAAGCGATTCATCGAACGCAAGATCGGCGACGGCTGCGAGGCATTGGCCATGAGCCCCAGCTCGCCGGAAAGCCAGACCGGCTTGATCAACAAGGCGGTCGAAGCGTTTCATGGCAACGTGATCTGCCACGACTCGGACGCCCCCAATAGCCAGCGTAAGTTCTACATCGGTACGCACAACTACCTGGCCGGCCGCGAAGTGGGTCGCCTGGTGAAGGAAGCGATTCCCGACGGCGGCGACGTGATGATCTTTGTCGGCATGATGGAGCAGCTCAACGCCCAGGAACGCAGTGCCGGCGTGATCGACGAACTGCTGGACAAGCCGATTCCGGCTGAGATCGCCAAGTACATGCCCAAGGAAGAGACGCCTAAGGAAGAGGCTCCGAAAGAGGAAGCTCCCGCGGAAGAGAAGCCTGCTCCCGAGGCGGCTCCGATGAAGGAAGAATCTTCCAACGAAGTGGAGAGCTAA
- a CDS encoding YfbM family protein, which yields MGMVGCFCALEDEDLQAIISVPRRIHLLWSDSIPKRRQPSWLARLFGAKLRPEPEEDPWQLSQPVVDADVDKAWHGIHFLLTGTEGGGEGPLAFMIHGGEDIKEEIGYGYPRGFTSQEVKEIAAALSVIDVDQLYEQANPADFARHGIYPEVWKDEPKEDCIGYVTDYLKELQKFVSDIATSNRAMIVYLA from the coding sequence ATGGGCATGGTCGGTTGTTTCTGTGCGTTGGAGGACGAAGACCTTCAGGCAATCATCAGCGTGCCCCGGCGAATTCATCTCCTCTGGAGCGATTCCATCCCGAAGCGTCGTCAACCTTCGTGGCTGGCCAGGCTGTTCGGTGCGAAGCTACGCCCAGAACCGGAAGAAGATCCTTGGCAACTCTCGCAGCCAGTCGTCGATGCCGACGTCGACAAGGCCTGGCATGGCATTCACTTTCTGCTGACCGGAACCGAAGGGGGTGGCGAAGGACCGCTGGCATTCATGATTCACGGCGGCGAGGACATCAAGGAAGAAATCGGCTATGGCTATCCCCGCGGATTTACTTCGCAGGAAGTGAAAGAGATCGCCGCGGCATTGTCCGTGATCGATGTCGACCAACTTTACGAACAGGCCAATCCGGCTGACTTCGCGCGTCATGGTATCTATCCTGAAGTTTGGAAAGACGAGCCGAAAGAAGACTGCATCGGGTATGTCACCGACTACTTGAAAGAGTTGCAGAAGTTCGTCTCGGACATCGCGACATCCAATCGGGCGATGATCGTCTATCTCGCGTAA
- a CDS encoding M14 family metallopeptidase — protein sequence MLDSFSQDYPEAQSRFREAATKLGFSLESHSIGENGPDGSELSFDVACSTGGDPSRVLVISSGIHGVEGFFGSAVQLGMLDEWSQGEMPQPKVVLLHGLNAYGFAYSRRFNEDNVDPNRNFLLAGQPFAGSPPGYAELDSFLNPKRPPSSWEPFSAKAVWLIAQHGMSKLRSAIASGQYDYPQGLFFGGKGPTRMQTILQQNMPRWLAGSEQVVHLDFHTGLGAWGTWKLLIDYPLSELQRKQLAGWFGADSFEANTESDIAYDARGGFGQWCVAQKFSPEYLFACAEFGTYPAVKVLAGLRAENQAHHWGKAEAASTRKAKQTLKELFCPSAASWREEVLRQSKQLVRQAEQGMCGEGKS from the coding sequence GTGTTGGATTCTTTCTCGCAGGATTATCCTGAAGCGCAATCGCGCTTTCGCGAAGCCGCCACGAAGCTCGGCTTTTCGCTTGAGTCGCATTCGATTGGCGAGAACGGTCCCGATGGCAGCGAACTGTCTTTTGACGTGGCCTGTTCGACTGGTGGCGATCCAAGCCGGGTGCTGGTTATCTCCTCAGGCATTCACGGCGTCGAAGGTTTCTTCGGATCGGCCGTGCAGTTGGGGATGCTTGATGAGTGGTCGCAAGGCGAAATGCCTCAGCCAAAGGTCGTGCTGCTGCATGGGCTCAATGCGTATGGCTTTGCCTACAGTCGGCGGTTCAACGAAGACAACGTCGACCCCAACCGCAACTTCCTGCTCGCCGGCCAGCCGTTCGCAGGCTCGCCCCCTGGGTATGCCGAACTCGATTCTTTCCTCAATCCGAAGCGGCCCCCATCCTCGTGGGAACCCTTCTCCGCCAAAGCCGTTTGGTTGATTGCACAACACGGCATGAGCAAGCTCCGCAGTGCGATTGCTTCGGGGCAGTACGACTATCCGCAAGGATTGTTCTTCGGTGGCAAAGGTCCCACTCGTATGCAAACCATCTTGCAGCAGAACATGCCCCGCTGGCTGGCAGGAAGCGAGCAGGTCGTGCATCTCGACTTTCACACCGGACTGGGTGCCTGGGGCACTTGGAAGCTGTTGATCGATTACCCGTTGAGTGAATTGCAACGGAAACAGCTTGCGGGTTGGTTCGGTGCCGATTCGTTCGAGGCCAACACCGAGAGTGATATCGCTTACGATGCCCGCGGTGGGTTCGGGCAGTGGTGCGTCGCGCAGAAGTTCTCACCAGAATACCTCTTCGCATGTGCCGAATTCGGCACCTATCCGGCGGTAAAAGTCCTGGCAGGCCTGCGTGCCGAGAACCAAGCCCATCACTGGGGCAAAGCAGAGGCCGCGTCAACTCGCAAAGCGAAGCAAACGCTGAAAGAACTATTCTGTCCGTCCGCTGCCAGTTGGCGCGAAGAGGTACTGCGGCAAAGCAAGCAACTTGTCCGCCAGGCAGAGCAGGGGATGTGCGGCGAAGGGAAGTCGTAG
- a CDS encoding arylsulfatase, whose product MTHLSIYRCLSLAFVAILGFAVTANAQTKKPNILFIVSDDTGYGDLGPYGGGVGRGMPTPNIDRMAAEGMTFFSFYAQPSCTPGRAAMQTGRIPNRSGMTTVAFQGQGGGLPAAEWTLGSVLKKGGYQTYFTGKWHLGEADYALPNAHGYDEMEHCFLYHCNAYTYGDPTWFPDMDPKLREMFDKVTKGSLSGKAGEPAKEDWKVNGQYVDTPEKGVVGIPFMDKYVEQSGLKFLEQAAKSPDTPFFININFMKVHQPNMPAPEFKHKSLSKSNYADSVVELDTRIGNIMDKLRELKLDENTLVFYTTDNGAWQDVYPDAGYTPFRGTKGTVREGGNRVPAIAIWPGKIKPGVRNHDIVGGLDLLATFASVAGVELPKNDKEDKPIYFDSFDITPVLTGSGKCPRTEWFYFTEDELTPGAARVNNYKAVFNLRGDDGQETGGLAVDSNLGWKGAKAYVATVPQIFDLYQDPQERYDIFMNNYTERTWTMVTFNDAIVKLMKTYVQYPPRKLQSESYSGPITLSGYQRFQYIREELEKDGVKIGLPTGN is encoded by the coding sequence ATGACACACTTGAGTATCTACCGCTGTTTGTCTTTGGCTTTCGTAGCCATTTTAGGGTTCGCTGTAACGGCGAATGCCCAGACCAAGAAGCCGAACATTTTGTTTATCGTGTCGGACGATACCGGCTATGGAGACCTGGGCCCGTACGGTGGTGGCGTCGGACGCGGCATGCCCACGCCGAACATCGACCGAATGGCCGCCGAAGGGATGACCTTCTTCTCGTTCTATGCCCAGCCAAGCTGCACCCCAGGCCGCGCTGCTATGCAAACCGGACGTATCCCCAATCGCAGCGGGATGACGACCGTGGCGTTTCAAGGCCAAGGGGGCGGTTTGCCTGCGGCTGAGTGGACGTTGGGTTCGGTCTTAAAGAAGGGTGGCTATCAAACCTATTTCACCGGCAAGTGGCACTTGGGGGAAGCGGACTACGCACTGCCTAACGCCCACGGCTACGACGAAATGGAGCACTGCTTCCTGTATCACTGCAACGCCTACACCTACGGCGATCCGACCTGGTTCCCCGATATGGATCCGAAGTTGCGCGAGATGTTTGACAAGGTCACCAAGGGATCGCTTTCCGGCAAAGCAGGCGAGCCAGCCAAAGAAGATTGGAAGGTCAACGGCCAGTACGTTGACACGCCAGAGAAGGGTGTCGTCGGCATTCCTTTCATGGACAAGTACGTCGAACAATCCGGCCTCAAGTTCCTGGAACAGGCCGCGAAGTCGCCTGACACGCCGTTCTTCATCAACATCAACTTCATGAAGGTGCATCAGCCGAATATGCCAGCACCGGAGTTCAAGCATAAGTCGCTGTCGAAGTCGAACTACGCTGACTCGGTGGTCGAACTCGATACCCGCATCGGCAACATCATGGACAAGCTTCGTGAACTGAAGCTCGATGAAAACACCCTCGTCTTCTACACCACCGACAACGGTGCCTGGCAAGACGTCTACCCCGACGCCGGTTACACGCCGTTCCGTGGCACCAAGGGTACCGTCCGCGAAGGTGGTAACCGCGTGCCAGCGATCGCTATTTGGCCTGGTAAAATCAAGCCCGGCGTTCGCAACCACGACATCGTCGGTGGGCTGGACCTGTTGGCGACGTTTGCCAGTGTCGCTGGCGTCGAACTGCCCAAGAACGACAAGGAAGACAAGCCGATCTATTTCGATAGTTTCGACATAACCCCGGTTTTGACCGGCAGTGGAAAGTGCCCGCGTACTGAGTGGTTCTACTTCACCGAAGATGAACTCACCCCCGGTGCTGCTCGAGTGAACAACTACAAGGCGGTGTTCAATCTGCGTGGTGACGATGGTCAAGAAACAGGCGGTTTGGCGGTCGATTCCAATCTTGGTTGGAAAGGTGCCAAAGCGTACGTGGCAACCGTGCCGCAGATCTTTGACCTGTACCAAGATCCACAGGAACGTTACGACATATTCATGAATAACTACACCGAGCGAACCTGGACAATGGTGACGTTCAACGACGCAATCGTGAAGTTGATGAAGACCTACGTCCAATACCCGCCACGGAAGTTGCAAAGCGAATCGTATTCAGGGCCGATCACCCTCTCGGGCTATCAGCGTTTCCAGTACATTCGTGAGGAACTGGAGAAAGATGGTGTTAAAATTGGCTTGCCGACCGGCAACTAA
- a CDS encoding GDSL-type esterase/lipase family protein, whose amino-acid sequence MPHHLRILLTLTFAFFLLSTPQLDAQDKGFAIPETNQGLAGDGPIRRYDWFRNLWQNRRANWSKQVEKDQGAVVFLGDSITQGWGDNMGGSFGKLKVANRGISGDTTRGMLIRLDEDVLSLNPQAVVMLMGTNDLEEKAEPETIAANVKLIIAELKQHDPKMPIILCKVFPSSEKKSRSAEKIKKINELYEQVAHGDPQVIVLETWLPFADENGDAKAEEFPDLLHPNKQGYAKWAAALMPIFATLGYVETEADNWEPEPGFESLYNGKDLTGWMFKANPERKGKKIALAWPIFEEDITFDGKTESIDGRYKAVGDRIVVTTPAEGRRIQQMWTEREFPKDFVLKLEFRATPNADSGVFIRAPQLQCRDYPLAGPYKELKNYKPQDWNELVVEVTGNTARCTCNGEVLEEAFKLPETGPIGLEGDRGQMEYRHIQVKETK is encoded by the coding sequence ATGCCACATCACCTACGAATTCTTCTTACGCTGACGTTTGCGTTCTTCCTGTTAAGCACTCCGCAGCTCGACGCCCAGGACAAAGGTTTCGCCATTCCAGAAACCAATCAGGGACTGGCTGGCGATGGCCCCATTCGTCGTTACGATTGGTTCCGCAATCTGTGGCAGAATCGTCGGGCGAACTGGTCGAAGCAAGTTGAAAAGGATCAAGGGGCGGTTGTCTTTCTGGGCGACTCGATCACCCAAGGTTGGGGCGACAACATGGGGGGCAGCTTCGGTAAGTTGAAGGTCGCTAACCGCGGCATCAGCGGCGACACGACTCGCGGCATGCTGATTCGCCTGGACGAGGATGTCCTTTCGCTTAATCCCCAGGCAGTCGTCATGCTGATGGGGACCAACGACCTCGAAGAAAAAGCCGAGCCGGAAACGATCGCGGCCAATGTCAAGCTGATCATCGCCGAACTCAAGCAGCACGATCCCAAGATGCCGATCATCTTGTGCAAGGTCTTCCCCAGTTCGGAAAAGAAAAGCCGTTCGGCCGAGAAGATCAAAAAGATCAACGAGCTTTACGAACAAGTCGCCCATGGCGATCCGCAAGTGATCGTCCTGGAAACGTGGCTTCCTTTCGCTGATGAAAATGGCGATGCCAAGGCCGAAGAGTTCCCTGACCTGCTGCATCCCAACAAGCAAGGTTATGCCAAGTGGGCCGCCGCGCTGATGCCTATCTTTGCCACGCTGGGTTACGTTGAAACCGAAGCCGACAACTGGGAACCGGAGCCTGGCTTCGAGAGCCTGTATAACGGCAAAGATCTGACCGGCTGGATGTTCAAAGCCAACCCCGAACGCAAAGGCAAGAAGATCGCTCTTGCCTGGCCGATCTTCGAAGAGGACATCACCTTCGATGGCAAGACCGAAAGCATTGATGGCCGCTATAAGGCGGTCGGCGATCGCATTGTGGTAACCACGCCTGCCGAAGGTCGCCGCATTCAGCAGATGTGGACCGAGCGCGAGTTTCCCAAGGACTTCGTTCTGAAACTCGAATTCCGCGCGACCCCTAACGCCGATAGTGGTGTCTTCATTCGAGCCCCGCAGCTGCAATGCCGCGACTATCCACTGGCCGGTCCTTACAAGGAACTGAAGAACTACAAGCCGCAAGACTGGAACGAACTGGTCGTCGAAGTCACCGGCAACACGGCCCGTTGTACCTGCAACGGCGAAGTTCTGGAAGAAGCGTTCAAGCTGCCAGAGACCGGACCAATTGGCCTGGAAGGAGATCGCGGGCAGATGGAGTATCGCCATATTCAAGTGAAGGAAACGAAGTAA